TGTCCTTTTCATGGCACTTTTCACCTCTTTATTCCTTAGACTATAAATAATGGGATTCAGGGCAGGGGTAACTACAGCATAAAGAAGAGATACAATGTGGTCTTGTTCCAGGGAATACCCTGATGTTGGCCTCATGTACATGAAGCTTATACTTCCAAAGAATATGAGGACAACAATTAAATGGGAAGCACAGGTGGAAAAAGCTCTGCTTCTACCTACTTTAGTGTGAATTTTTAGGATGGCTGAGATTATTTGAATATAGGATACAAGCGTAAGAAAAAAGGAACTGAGGCCTAAAAATCCACCAGCAGTTAGGATGAGTAGTTTGTTTAGGAATGTATCCGAACAGGCAAGTTTTAGCATTGGCGGAATGTCACAGAAGAAATGAGAAATCCGATGTGATTTACAGTAGGGCAATCGAGCTGTGAAGACAGTATGTATAATGGACGTTAGAAAGCCAGTAAGCCACAGACCGGTGGCtagttggacacatttctgtctgTTCATAATTGTAGTGTAATGCATCGGATTGCAAATAGCCACATACCGATCAAATCCCATCACTGAAAGAAGCAAACACTCTGTGCTACAACAGGAGACATAAAAATAGAGTTGAGTCATGCACCCTCTGTATGAGATCTCAGAGCCTCCTTCTGTAAGACTTAAAAGTAACTTGGGCACAGTCACTGAGGAATAGCATATGTCCAGAAATGACAGGTTACCCAAAAAGAAATACATAGGTTTATGAAGTTTACTCTCCACCCATATTGTTGTAGCAATGGTGAGATTTCCACCCAGTGACAtgagatataacagcaagaatATGACAAAGAGAAAGCACTGAACACTTTCATCATTGGATAGACCAGCCAGAGTAAAGTCCGCCTTGGATGTCCAGTTAAACCAGTTCATTTTATAACAAACTTTCTGGGGAAGAAGAGGCTCTTATTACTTCATTGTACCATACAGAGCACATAACAATATACACATCCAATACAATTTAGTATTACTTCTGTTGTttcctatattatatataggcTTAATGGTGTCATGTTAATCGGGCAATAGACATTAGTCTATTATGTGATAGATTAGATTATACCAATTTAGCAGGATTTGTCCACAATTGATATCTTTCTGGACTGTTATTCTTTTAGCTAAATGATTCCACTGTGTTAAATACAAATTTACCAGTTTTATTCTCCAGTGCTGTCTCCCGACCAGAAAGAAACAAGGTCGGTCCTCTTTTCCTACAACTCAGGGGCATTCGACAGCAGCAAATTGGCTCCAAACTTGAATGTCACTTATAAACTAAGCTCAGACAGACAAAACATAGGTGTTCTATTTAGGTCACTGTAGTGCATGAAATTAAGTTCTCCCAGAAATATATATTGATAGGAAATATCTCACGGAGTGTGGCAGCACTCAAGATACGGCTGAGAACAActcaggtgcacatcccaggacctAGACCAGGGTCCATCCACATACAAAAAcgcgaaaaaatggcagcactccgacattcaaaatgtggcaaaaaacatactcgtttattcacacatgtgtcaaggctacgtttcggctccttacacctggagcctttctcaaggaaAAGTATTAGATCATTGAGGATATGAGGCACCACAACTGCTCAGCTTTAAAGGACAAGTAGTGCCCTACCTTGCATAGTGGCTATGTGTGGCTTAGAAAGAGCTGCAACTAAAACACATCACCAGCAAACATGACAATACAAGCCTGGGAAGTGGAAGCTGCACTTAGTGATCTGATATTGAAGACTTTTTGGATATCAATATCATCATCCCAGAAAACCCTTTCAACAATTAGGCTTTTAGTCACAAATTAATACTGTACTACCTCGGATGTCTCTATTGACGTATAGTGGGTCTGTGGATCTTTATGTTGATTTTCTTAATTTTACTGGCAAAAATATTCTTGATGTCACAAAGCAATCCTGATGGTACTGTAGCAAATGTGTAATTCAAATGGTATCACAGCACTTTGCTAGGAGTCCATTGCATATGCCTTGTAAAACATGATGTGGTAGCATTGTTAAAGTTTTAATAATTGATATAAAGTGGTTCTCTGGGCCATTTAAATATTAATGTTCGATGATAAGGTTGATGGGTGAGGGCAGAAACGCCAGAGACTACACCGATCAGTGGAATGCAACATACGGTCAGAGCAAGAAGCAAACATCGCCGCCATCTGACTTTATTGGTGGGATCTGCGAGTAGGAGCTGTGCTTGCAGCTCCACGTTCTGACCTATGCATTACTGCTTCTGGCTAAACATACTGTAGCACCATGCTGGCACTGCTGCATTCTGCATGctgcccagaaaacccctttcatCATTTTAGAAAAATGGGCATAAACTCACCTGGATATGAAGATTATATAATAAATGTTCTTTAATTTCAAtgtaaatttatgaaataaaGCACAATGTACCATCTTATAATGCTGTACATAATTCCATTAAAGTTATGCTAGGTGGCATACAATTTGCTGCTCTCCATTCTAAATAGAATGTTAAAAGATAAAAATCAATGTAAAATGTTAAAGAGAAAACAATTCCACATTTTTGAATGCATATTGTATAAATGGCTTTAGCAAGAATGTCTAAATAAAAGCTGAAGGAATCATTTTGAAATATCGATGCCATTCATATTGAGCTTTCCATAATGTACTGGTAGATTATGAAATGTATCAGCACGTAGGTTTGGACCTGAAAATAACATTCTATTTAAAGTTGAAATTAAACCTCATGTTTATTGTGACCTTTGAGAACTATAATATGTGAAAAATTAATGCAATGTTTTAACTCCCGAATTTAAAAAATGACAGAATATATCTAAATGCAACCAATCCTAAGAGGAAACATTAATGCTTCTTTTATCCAAATCATGTAGATACCTATACTACCAAGATCACATATTACCCAGAAAATATTGCATGTTGCCTCACAATAAAAATGATATATAGACATGCACCATGAGCTCATAATATGTAATATAGGAACTATAACAATAAACTACTAAACATATAGAAAAACAACAAGCTACCGTGTGCCATTTAAAGATTAAACGGCAACACAAATTATTAGCTGTGATATCAAATTTTTTAAGTAAAATGATTCTCAAATGTTCACTCTTCTGGTTGTCTACTTCTGCTGGTGTGTAATGAGTGATCAGATCCCATTGAATTGCATTGTACATTGATCCCTATCTAGTTTCCCTGTAAATAGGCAGTTTTCACAGCTATGCAGTGTTAAATATCATTACACAACATTTCTTAGGCCTCCATGTATATCTGAAGTTTAAATCAACGGCCATTGTATTTTATAACCAGTAAGTGCAACCAATGCGTGCGTAGTATAATCTGCAAAGGGAAGGCATTATCCTGCCAATACAATATTTCTATACTACCTTATTTAAAGTGTTTAGCCTCCCCAAAGTCTTGTGCTGCAAGAGGGAAATGTGTTAGTCACACCTTAGGGATGATGGTTAactgagataaaaaaaaagaatgcaaaaGTTTTGATTTAAGAAAATATTTCTTAACACTTATTACAGAAAACTTCTCTATAAAAATTATACAACAGGAAGCCGTAACAGAAACAGAGTTTAGGTAATATTACACTTCACCTGAGCCTCATCATCCTGATCTCACATTGCTCAACAAGGGAACACTAAAGTACCACTTACTAGAGCTAAATGAATTAAATATTCTGTATGAATTCTTTATTAAATGCATAGTGGAATTAATATCCCACAGAGGGTCTGGATTTGGAATGATACTCAAAATCAAAGTTAGTCAATCAAATTTCCGCCCAATCCAACTTCAGTCGAAAAATGtctgcatatggtctcacaatggTTCTGAGGATCTCATCCTGTTACCTAATCACGTCTGTTCCatttgctcagtgtgaacctgctctcaTCCATGAAGAACAGTGGCACTAATGTCGAAACTGCCAATGTGGATGTTCTCTAGCAAATGGCAATCTACAGTGTGTAAACATAACACCTACATATGGGCAacgggccctcataccatcctcatgaaATGTGCTTCCGACAGTTTGAGCAGGTACTTGGATATTGGTGCCTGATGAAGGTTATTTTGCAGCGGTCTGGCACTTCCAGGTTCCACTCTGCACAAAGGAAGAGGTAACAGTCTAGCTGTTGGGCTATTGCCCTCCTATgtcccctccatgtctcctggtgtactggcctgtcttctGGTATATGCTCTGGACAACAGTAACCTACTACCTGTGCAATTTCAGTGGGTTGTAGACACTACCTATAGCTGTAGGGGTGAGAGCAATGGCAAAATGCAACAGTCAAAAAGGATGAGAACACAGAAATGGTCTTTGGTCTCCACCTACAGAACCACTCCTTGTCTTGCTTATGTCCTATCAGTTGTGCCTGTTCTCTCTTCCATTTACAGTACAACAGAGGAAATTGATTCAATATCACTATTGATTTATTAGTGGACAGGTTGGTATTACAGAAGTGTCATTgacttagggctcatgcacacttaCGTATGCCTGCAGTGCATTAGGCCTGGGCACACATCAAAAcgcaggagaggagaagggggtgagtgctgctcgtcCCCATCCCTCTCCATAAAAAATAGTAGCCGTACGGCCATCgatacggccaaagatagagcaggctcacCGTACCAAGCATCtaccatagccatctatgggggacttcTGTATAGCCACAAGCTTACAGCCACACATACGCCCCCCTGACAGTAGTGTGCATATGGCCTTAGAGttacattgtgttgtttaagtgtttaCTTATTGGAGCAGGGTAGTTAAGCTTTAGTCTTCTATCCTTACCTATCTGCTTTAAACGGACTTGACAAAGTGTTCAGATATAATGATCACTACAGGAGAATTAAGGAGCAGAAAAATCTGAGTTATAAGAGTTTGTCTTCCTTAATAAATTATATTGAGGACTTTAGTTTCTGGACCCATAAATTATATTGAATATATCAAAGACTTTACTATTTTACTATTCTAGCCTGTACTATTCACTAATGATGCAGGTCATCtaaattagaattttaaaaaatactattaaaggggtattccggtaaTATGAACGTCTGAGACAAACCgctataatgctataaataaatgaatgtaacaaaacttaatgtcattagtcataaaatggagcttaaatagtttgattttatgattcacaaaatttcatgtcctctctaaagttatcaccaagatggccgccactggaaactacaagtaccaggatcctttagttctcagtaactacctcttatgctctgcttggAGTCAtgctctaacaggttttcttgctctgttaccgtagtaatgatgtgtaattactcacgggctgagccctctccatagccggtaagtctttgctgcatattgcatattaacgttttttcaatgcgtttaaccccgtaacggaaaatagcgcccaaagtcgaaaatgccacttttttgccattttgaaaaatataaaaaaatctataaaaagtgatcaaaaggttgtacagtcctaaaaatgatatcattgaaatattatcaaatgtcgcaaaaaatgacaccacccacagctccgtacaccacagtataaaaaagttattagcgtcagaagatggcaaaatcaaaaaaataatttttgtacaggaggttttaatttttgtaaatgtatgaaaacattataaaacctatacaaatttggtatccccataatcgtaccaacccaaagaataaagtagacatgtcatttctggcgctcagtgaaagacgtaatatccaagcccacaagaaaatggcgcaaattttcacggcatttggaatttttttcccgcttccgagtacatggcatggaatatttaatatgatcactatgaagtgcaatttgttatgcagaaaacatgccatcacacagctctttacgtgtaaaaataaaaaaagttagatttttgaaggtgtggagtgaaaaatggacatgaaaaaacaggaaagggcccggtccttaaccggttaatgtaTTGATGAGCGGAGGTCAGTGTTCAGAAAAAGAgccaagctgcttgattgactgctgaaGCAGCCTACGGCTTGCAGTCGCTTGGAATCCACAGGCATGTCCCCTGTAGGGATGCGTGTGATTGGCCAGGCTGGACATGTGGACACAGTATACGAGCAAATCACATGTCCAGACACTATTATACTTAGGAAACAGAGCAAGTGAGTGCTTGCTGCTCATCACAGGGTCAGCCAGATAGGCAGGCACTTCTCAAAAACTAGCAATTGCCTTTTTCAGGGCAATTGGGTGTAAAGAGGAGGCTATTAGAAACAGGtgcaaatctgaaataattgccctaaTTACGGCACTCTAAAGAACTGCATTAGGCT
The DNA window shown above is from Engystomops pustulosus chromosome 1, aEngPut4.maternal, whole genome shotgun sequence and carries:
- the LOC140110342 gene encoding olfactory receptor 5V1-like: MNWFNWTSKADFTLAGLSNDESVQCFLFVIFLLLYLMSLGGNLTIATTIWVESKLHKPMYFFLGNLSFLDICYSSVTVPKLLLSLTEGGSEISYRGCMTQLYFYVSCCSTECLLLSVMGFDRYVAICNPMHYTTIMNRQKCVQLATGLWLTGFLTSIIHTVFTARLPYCKSHRISHFFCDIPPMLKLACSDTFLNKLLILTAGGFLGLSSFFLTLVSYIQIISAILKIHTKVGRSRAFSTCASHLIVVLIFFGSISFMYMRPTSGYSLEQDHIVSLLYAVVTPALNPIIYSLRNKEVKSAMKRTINKTFYSKMYVSNM